In Desulfosoma sp., the genomic stretch CGGCAAAGCCTTTTACAGGCCCGGTTCCGAACTGGAACATCACCAGAGCGGCGATAAGAGTCGTTATATTGGCGTCCAAGATGGTCAAAGTCGCTCTAGCGTACCCCGCATCCAAGGCTGCCTTGGGTGTCTTGCCCAACCGCATCTCTTCTCGAATCCGTTCGAAAATGAGCACATTGGCGTCTACCGCCATACCGATGGTTAAAATAATACCAGCGATGCCGGGCAGGGTTAGAGTGGCTTGAAAGGCGGCCAGACCTGCCATGATCAGGATGACGTTCAAAACCAGAGCCAGATCCGCCACGAACCCCGAAAACCTGTAGTAGAGGACCATGAATATGACGATGGCCACCGATCCCACGACCATGGACAGGAATCCCTTGCGAATGGAGTCAGCCCCCAGAGAGGGACCCACGGTACGTTCTTCCAGGATCACCACGGGCGCAGGCAGGGCACCGGCACGAAGCACGATGGCCAAATCCCTGGCCTCTTCCATGGTAAACGACCCCGTGATACTCGCTCTTCCCCCGGAAATCTTTTCTTGAATCACCGGCGCGGAATAAACCACGCCGTCCAACACGATGGCCAGCTGTTTCTTGACGTTTTCTTCGGTGATTCGTTCAAAGACTCTGGCCCCCTGAGGATCAAATTCCAACGCCACATAAGGCGTGTTGTACTGAGTATCTATACGCACATTGGCGTTGGTGATGTATTCGCCGGTCAACAGTGTACGATCCTTTAGGGCGATCTTTCCTTCCACGCTTCGGCCCGTGTTGGGATCCACGCGTCGCATGGGATAGACTTTCACACCACCCGGCAAGGCCGATGGATCTGCGTGGGGATCCACCCCTTCGGCCACCAGCTTGAATTCCAAAATCGCCGTCTTCCCGATAAGTTCCAAAGCTCGCTTGGGATCCTTGATTCCTGGAAGCTGCACGAGAATACGGTTTTCCCCTTGAGGCCGTATGTCGGGCTCGCTCACCCCAAATTGATCAATGCGGTTTCGAATCGTCTCCAGCGCCTGTTTGACAGCCAATTCGCGAATATGGGCAGCTTCCTTGTCCTTGACCCGTAAGGTCACTTGAAACCCTTCGGAAGTTTCCAACGCTTGCGCCCAGTCCAAAGTAGGATACTCTTTTTCCATCAGCTCACGCAGGCGGTCTCGGCGGCTTGCATCTGAAAGCTGCAACACCAGGGCTCCTTCCTGCGTGCGTTCTATGGCGCGAAAACCGATCTTCTCCTTTCGAAGCAGCCCTTTAAGCTCATCGATCATGCGGTCCACCGTGGTTTTGACCGCTTCCTCGGCTTGAACCTCCAGCACCAGATGCATGCCTCCCTGAAGGTCTAAACCAAGATGAATCTTGTCGTCCGGAAGGACACCGTGCCACCATTGAGGTAATGACACAGGTAAGGACGGCAAGAGATAGACGATCGAGGCACCAAGCACCAAAGCCACTAGAATGGCTCGCCACTTCAGGTCTTTCAACCCGAATCCTCCTACGCTGCAGAATACCTGGAAAAAAGCGGGATCAACGGAACCGCCGACCCCGCCACTATAGCCTCATGACGGCCGCACCCTCTCCCTATGGCACGCACACCGCCACTCTACTGACATGGCACCGGCAAAAAGCCATCATGCCTTAAGAAAGCCGAACCGGCATCGGTCACAAGCGTCCTTGCTCGGTACGCGTCTACGCCTTCTCCTCTTCTTCGTCCCTGGTCTCACCTCGGGACAGCAAGCCGGCAATGTACCCCCGCTGCACCTTCACTCGAACCTTGTCGGCGATTTCCAAGGTGACTACGGAATCCGTCAAGCCAGTAATTCGGCCGTGGATTCCTCCCTGGGTCATCACCACATCGCCTTTACGAAGGTTTTGAAGCATCATACGATGCTCTTTCTGGCGCTTTTGTTGGGGACGAATCAAAAGGAAATAAAAAATCACCACCATCAGAATCAATGGGAGAAAAGCCGTAAGACCTCCACCGGCCGCTTGGCCCCCTCCGCTTTGCTGCCCCGCTGTTCCCATCGCATGGGCCATGCTCACCCAATTCATGGACTCCTCCGTTTCCCTTTTTCCGATTAACGAACAAACACCCCCATCAAACAATCGAGCCTTTAAACGATATTTCGCGGACAATGTCAATCTGCTATCGGCTCCTCGCCCCGACGTCGCTCATAAAATTCCCTGCGAAACTCCTCAAAGCTTCCTTGAAAAACGGCTTCCCGAACGGCTTTCATGAGATGCAGAAAGTAATGAAGATTGTGAAGTGACAAAAGTCGATACACCAAAAGCTCCTTGGCCATGAAAAGATGCCTCAGATAGGCCCGTGAAAACGTACGGCATGTGTAGCATGAGCATTCCGACTCAATGGGCCGGGGATCGTCCGCATAGCAACTGTGTTTGATCTGCAAGGCTCCCCAGGACGTAAAAACCATGCCGTTGCGAGCATTTCGAGTCGGCACCACGCAATCGAACATATCAATACCGCGCCGAACCCCTTCCACCAAGTCTTCCGGCATTCCGACGCCCATGAGGTACCGAGGTTTGTCGTGAGGCAGTTCCGGAACCACGGTGTCCAGCACCTCCAACATAACCTCCTTGGGTTCTCCCACCGCCAAGCTTCCTAGAGCATAACCGGGAAAATCCATGTCCGTGAGCGCCTTCACACAAGCATGTCGCAACTCACGAAAAACGCCTCCCTGCACAATGGCAAAGAGCAGTTGGTCCTCCTTCTTATGAGCCTCGCGACATCGCGAGGCCCATCGAACCGTTCTTTCCATGGAGAGCCGCGTTTCTTCCCAACTCAAGGGATAAGGCGTGCATTCGTCAAAACACATGGCAATGTCGGATCCGAGAAGCTCTTGAATTTCTATGCAGCTTTCCGGGGTGATTCGATGGCGAGACCCGTCGATATGGGATTGGAACGTGACACCATCTTCATCAATGGTGCGAATGGTGGCCAGACTAAAAACTTGAAAACCCCCGCTGTCCGTAAGAATCGCCCCTGGCCATGCCATAAACGCATGCAAGCCCCCGAGGCGGGCGATTCGCTCGGCTCCAGGGCGCAGAGACAGATGGTAGGTGTTACCTAGAATGATACGAGCGCCCAGAGAAAAGACTTCGTCTGGAGATAGACTCTTGATGGTGGCCTGAGTGCCCACAGGCATGAATACAGGGGTGTCCACAGGGCCGTGAGCGGTATAAAGACAACCGCAACGCGCTTGACTTTTCGAATCTTCGGCTAAAATTTCAAAATGCTTCATTCCCACACCCCTAAACAATCAACATGGCGTCCCCGTAGCTAAAGAAGCGGTAGCCTCTGCGTATGGCTTCCCGGTAAGCGGCGAGAATCTTTTCGCGGCCCGCAAAAGCCGAAACCAAAAGAAGAAGGGATGTTTTGGGCAGATGAAAATTGGTGATCATTGCATCGACCACGCGGAATACATATCCAGGATAGATATAGTGATCGCATTCGCCGGACACGGCCGTCACCTCCCCGAAACGGCAGGCCGCCCATTCCAGCGTGCGTACCACAGTCGTTCCTACGGCGATCACGCGCCTTCCTTCCCTTTTCGCCCTTTGAATGGCCTCTGCCGTCTCCCGGCTCACCCGCACCACTTCCGAGTGCATGATATGGTCTCGAATGTCTTCCGTGCGCACCGGAGCGAAGGTGCCAAACCCCACATGCAAAGTGATTCTCACAAGCTGCACACCTCGACAAACCAGGTCTTCGAGGAGTTCCTTCGTAAAATGCAGTCCTGCCGTCGGCGCCGCCACAGCCCCCGGTTCTCGAGCATAGACCGTCTGATACTCTTCTCGGTCCTCTTCCCTTTTCGGCACCTTGGACCGTCGAATATAAGGCGGCAGAGGCACCCTGCCCTTCTTTTCCAAGAATTCCAAAATATTGTCATGATCAAAAACGATGTTCACCTGGCCGTTTTCAAAACGACGAAGGACGCGAGCCGTAAGCTCATCCTCCAAAAGTAAGCGCAGCCCTTCCTTGGGCGGCTTTGACGATTTGAGCAGGCATCGATACCCTTCGATCCTTCCTTCCTGGGGCGGTTTGTAAGGGTCAAGCACCAGAATATCCACGCGCCCTCCGGTTTCCTTGACCCCAAGAAGTCGAGCGGGTACCACACGGGTGTCGTTCATGACCAAAAGGTCTCCGGGCTGCAGGTAGGAGCCAACATCTCGAAATTGCCGATGTTCCAACTCACCCGTTCGGCGATGAAGCACCATGAGAGCACACCGGTCTCGAACCCGGCTGGGTGTTTGGGCCACAAGGTGTTCGGGGAGATCGTAGTCATAGTCTTGGAGTCTATAACTCATCTAGGGCCCTCCATGGCGACGCCCCAGGAAGACAAAAATGAGACCAAGGATCATAAGAACGGCGCCCAGAAGCCTCAATTGTCCCGTAGGAAGCGTGAGAATTTCCTGAAGCCATCTCTTCATTCGTTCGGGAAAAGCCATATAGGGCAACCCTTCAAGAAAAAAGAGAAGTCCCACCACGGTAAGAAAGTATTCCATGCCGAACACTCCCGTTCAATGCAGTCGTGGTTCCCCCACGGTCCCATGGGCCGGTCCAGACCTTTAAAGCTGTCCGGGAACGCACGATCACCGTCGCTTCGAATGCCATTTCACGGTAGGGCCAAGGCGGCGCCTCACTCCTATAAGCATGAAACCGATTTTTTTTCTTGGAGCGCGGGCCTTCGACCCGCTCATTCAGCGGGCGGGACACTTGCGCTCTCAAGGTAGATTCCCCTCAAGGACACGACCCTAGGCCCGATATGGCAATCACCCCAAGGGAACATCTTGGCACAAAAATCTGGATCGCCTATCATGCCAACCTCGGTTCTGTAAAGAGGCAGAGCGAGTGTTTGTTCCCCGAAGCACTGTAGAGGAAGGGGTGTATGGCGTTAAACTGGGTGGAAATTGATCTGGCGGCCTTGAGGCATAACTTGGCGCAGGTACGGCACCGAATTGGGCCACAGGCCGGAATCCTTGCCGTGGTCAAATCGGACGCTTACGGCCATGGCATGATCCCTGTCGCTAAGGAATTGGCCAAGGCAAGGGTGGACCTTTTCGGTGTTAGTAAATGTTGGGAAGCTTCCAAACTGCGTTCGGCCGGTATTTCACAGCCTATACTGGTCCTGGCCGGGATAGAACCAGCGGACGCACCGACCGTGATCCAGCAGGATCTTCGTCCCGCCGTTTATCGATTGGACCACTGCCGATTGTTGGAGCAGGCGGCTCAAGAAGCAGGTAAACGGGTGCACATCCATGTCAAGGTTGATACGGGTATGGGGCGCCTGGGTGTGCCCGTGCATGAGTTGGGACTGTTTCTGGAACAATTGGCCGGCCTGAAACATGTGAAGGTGGAAGGTGTTTTTTCCCATTTAGCCACATCCGATGAGGCCGACAAGGCTTTCAGCCATGAACAATTGCGAAAGTTTCGCAGTGCCCTTCAAATGTTCCACGATCGGTCCATTCCGTTCCAGTACGCCCATGTGGCCAACAGCGGTGCCGTTCTCGACATTCCCGAAGCCCATTATCAGTTGGTAAGGCCGGGAATCATGCTTTATGGGTCGGCGCCTTCCGATGAAATTCTGTATCCGGTACCGCTTCGGCCCGTCATGGCCTTGAAGACCAAAATCCTTCAAGTCAAATGGGTGCCGGCGGGTTACAGCATCGGGTACGGACGTACCTATGTCTGTTCCAGTCCGACACGTATTGCGACCATCGCCGTCGGTTACGATGATGGGTATCCCCGTGTCCTTTCCAACCGCGGTGAGGCCCTGGTGCGCGGCGTACGAGTGCCCATCGTTGGAAGAGTTTCCATGAATCTGATCACCTTGGATGTTTCCCATGTGCCGCAAGCCTCAGAAGATGACGAGGTGGTCCTTTTGGGAACTCAAGGAACCGAAACCATCACGGCGGAAGAAATCGCCCGAAAGGCACACACCATCAGCTATGAAATCTATTGCGCCATCGGCAAGAATCCTCACCGTCTTTTTCTGAATGGCTCCGGCGATCTTGCCTAGGGAGCTTCGGCGCATTATAAAGGCACGCTTCGTTAGTGAGGCGCTATGTTTCTTTGTCAAGGAGGGCTGTTATCATGACTCTTGTGCGATCCCGGCTTCAGGCCATGCTTGAGCAAGCGGCTCGATTGCTTCTCATGGATCAAGGTCTTAGTCCCGAAGAAGATCCGGTATTGGAGCTTGAAATTCCAAAAATTGCCGATCACGGTGACTATGCCACCAACGCCGCCATGGCCCTGACTCGGTTGCTCAAAAAAAACCCTAAAATCATTGCTGATGAACTGGTGCAACGGATGGAAGGCCGTGAGGCTCTTGTGGCCAAAACGGAAATCGCCGGTCCAGGGTTCATCAATTTCTTCGTTCGGCCCGACGTCTGGGGCGGGATTTTAGAGACTATTCACGAGGAAAAAGAAGCTTACGGCCGACAGACTTTTGGCGCGGGCATTCGGGTTCAAGTGGAATTCGTCAGCGCCAACCCCACAGGGCCGCTCCATATCGGTCATGGTCGAGGAGCCGCCGTCGGGGATGTGTTGGCCAACATTCTCAAAACCTGCGGCTACACCGTGGACAAAGAATACTATATCAACGATACCGGAAAACAAATGGACACTCTGGGCCGCAGTCTATATCTGCGTTACCTGGAATGCTTGGGAATGCCGGTGGATTTTCCCGACGATCATTATAAGGGCGATTACATGAAGGATCTGGCCAGGGAAGTGGTCGAACGGTTTGGGAATCGGTACGCATCGGTGCCGGAAAAGGAGGCTTTGCCTTTCTTTTCCCAATATGCCGGAGACCGTATTTTGGAAGGAATCCGTGAAGACTTGGAAGTCTTCGGGGTCATCCACGATGTGTGGTTCAGCGAAAGAACGCTTCATGAAAACGGTGCCCTGGAAAGCACCATCGAGGCCCTTGAAAAAAGCGGCCTGATCTATGAACAGGATGGGGCCAAATGGTTTCGCAGCACGGCCTACGGTGATGAAAAAGACCGGGTGGTAATACGGGCCAACGGCATCACCACCTATTTCGCTGCAGACCTGGCTTATCATAAAAACAAATATGATCGAAACTACGATTTGGTCATTGATATTTGGGGAGCCGATCATCACGGGTATGTGCCTCGAATGATGGCGGGAGTGCAAGCTCTGGGACGACGGCCTTCGGACCTTCGCATTATCCTTGTGCAGCTTGTCAATCTGCTTCGCGGCGGAAAACCTGTAGCCATGTCTACGAGAGCCGGGGAGTTTGTCACTTTGCGGGAGGTTGTGGACGAAGTCGGCAAAGATGCCGCTCGCTTCCTCTTCCTCATGCGCCGCTCCGACAGCCCTCTGGACTTTGATTTGGAAACAGCGAAAAAACACAGCAGTGAAAATCCCGTCTACTATGTCCAGTATGCGCATGCGAGGCTGTGCAGTGTCTTTGAGGTGGCGGAGGAAAGAGGCATCCCCACCTCTTGGCAGACCCTACCCAACCTCCATCGCCTGACGGAACCTACGGAATGGGAGCTCATGAAACAGTTGGGCGAATTTCCGTATGTGTTGGAAACCGCCGCCCGAAATCTGGAACCCCACCGTATTCCCTATTACCTGATGGATCTGGTTTCCGCGTTTCATAGCTACTACAACCACAATCGCATTTTGGGCGACGACCAGGAACTGACTCAAGCTCGACTTTATTTGGCCGACGCTGTTAGAACGGTCATTCGAAACGGGCTGAATGTCCTGGGAGTGTCAGCACCTCAGAAGATGTGAAAAGACAGGATTGAAAGGACCTGGACGCCCAAGACCTGAAGAGTTTCGACCATGAGTCGCCTCAAAGAACGCATTCAACAGTATGAGGAAGAGAACGATCGCCGTTGGATTCGTATTCACCTCACTGGGGTTCAGGCTTTTCTTTGCGTGGTGGTTTTCTTTCTTTCCATGACCTGTGTGTTTGTGGCAGGTCTTTTGACTGGTCGAGGTGTTTCCAAAGAATCGCGTGAATCCTTAACGGTAACGGGAACCTTTTATCGTCTTTTGGGATTGCGTTCGTCCTCGGAAGAACCTGTGGACAATGCTTCCGAAACATGGATTCCCGCAGAGAAGATTCTGGCTTCTTTGGAATCGGAAAGAGAACTGGCTACAGGCCAAAAGCCGACTTCCGGCCCGGCATCACCAACAGTCGCCGCCTCGTCCGCCCGTCTCCGTCGTGTCCCGGATCCGCAAGCGCCGGCAAACACTGCCGGTGAGGCGGAACAGCCCGCTCTTTCTTCGGTCCCGCAAGAGGAAGCTTCGGAGACGCCGCCGCCTGCGCCAACTTCTTCTGAAGCCTACGCTATCATGGTGGCTTCCATGCGCCGACAGGAAAACGCGGTGGCCTTGACGGAACGGCTGAAGAAAAAAGGTTACAAGGCCACCATGGAAAAGATCGCCGTAAACGATCAGGATGTGTGGTATCGTGTGATTTTAGGAGGATTTGAATCCAGACAAAAAGCCCTGGAGCATGCGGCTCGGCTCAACAAGGAAGAACAACTCCAGGCGATCGTCATTCGCCGCGAAAGTTCCGGATCCACGGAGAATTGAAGGGCCTCTCGTGCCCACCCAATCCTCAAAAGCCCCCTGCAGGGCCGGCACGACGTGGAACCCGTCCCGCCATCAACGGAAAATTCTTAACGAACGTGACGCCCTGTATCCCGAGCTGCTACCTCGTAGCGACCCAAAATGGAGTGCGCCGTCTGCATGGCTTCTTCACCATAAAATTTAATGTAATGCTGTACGCTGGTGCTTTCAAAACCCCGGTAGCTTTTGTGTTCCCCTCCAAAACCCGGATCAAACGTCTCCATCCCATGACTTATGGCGTAGCGAATAGGCTCATAATAGCACACTCCGAAGTGAAGAAACGGTATTCGATCGTAACTGCCCCAGTACCTTCCATAAAGATGCCGACCTTTGTAATAAAAGACGGCCATGGCCAAAAGATCTCGGCCTTTGTGAGCGACCGAAAAGAGAAGGCGATGCCGGAACAGACGCCCGAGCAGATGAAAGAAACGGCGGTTCAGAAAAGGTCGAATGTCATGACCCATATATTTTCTCCAGGTCAGGCAGTACAGGTCGAACATGATGTCATAGTATTCTTCGGGAACATCTTCTCCGGGCATCATGGTCAATCGAATCCCTTCCGCCTGAAGGTCACGCATTTCGCGACGAATCTTATGGCGCCGTGAAGCCCGAAAATTCTCCAGAAAATTATCAAAGCTTTGGTAACCCTTATTGTGCCATAAACAGTATTCGCTTCTAAGCCCGACAAACCCCTTGCGCAGCAAGGTTTCATGAATCCCCCGGGAAGCATCTGAAAAGAAATAGATACGCCATGTGGCAAAGCCTCGCGTTTCACACACGAAATCAACATATTCCGAAACAACGTCATAAATTCTTGCGGCATCCTGTTCCGAACCGTAAAGAAATCGGTAGGCGGGCACGGGTGTGAGAGGCACGGTAGCCATAAGGCCGACATAGTACGGAAAGCCGGTCAGTTCCCCGAGAAAACGCAGCAGACCGCCGTCACCAAATTCGACCCAGGGTCGAGTCCTTTCGTAAAGCGGCGCGATGGCTACCAGCTGCCCATCGTCATAGGCCAAGATGTGTCGAGGTATATAACCCCGTTCCGGACTCAACACACCGGATCGTTCCAGGGCATAAAGGTACTCCCACTCCATCATCGGAGCCGCCTGTCGACTCAGGCGATTCCAGACGGCCGGATCCACCCGTTCCACGCCAGAAACCATTTCAAATCGCACAGCCATAGTGCTTTGTCCCTCGCCGTGTCTTTGTGGTGCCAGGATCCTATTCCAGGACCTCGATCAGGTCAACGGCAGGAAGATTCTTTGCGAAGCCGACAAAAGGTTGTATGGTGCGCTATGGCTCAATCGAGCTCAAAACAATCCCTGCATTCAAAAGGAGCGGATCTCGATGAATCTATCGGATGTTTTTCAAAAGATCGACACCAATCTGGACCGGTATGTCAGAGAGCTTAAAGAGCTTTTGGCCATTCCCAGTGTCAGTACGTACTCTCACCATCGCAGCGATGTACGCCGCGCCGCCGAATGGGTCCTCAACCATTGTAAGCGCATAGGTCTGGAAGCTCGACTTCATGACACAGGGGGACATCCCGTGATCACGGCGTCGCGATGCCCCCATCCGGATCGTCCGACCCTGCTTATTTACGGGCATTACGACGTGCAACCTGTGGAACCAGAAGAAGAATGGAACACAGCGCCCTTTCAGCCAACAGTACGAGATGGTTTCATTTATGCTCGCGGAGCCAGCGACGACAAGGGACAGTTTTTCACTTACCTCAAAGCTTTGGAAGTGGTGCTGGCCACGAAGGGAGACCTGCCCATCAATGTCAAGATCTTGGTGGAAGGCGAAGAAGAAATTGGGAGTCCCCATCTAGACGCTTTTTTACGCAAAAGCCGAGACACGCTTAAAGCGGATGCCATCGCCGTTTCCGACGGTGCCCAGTTTTCAGAGACTGTTCCCGCCATCACTTACGGCCTGCGCGGCCTCTCTTACCTGGAACTCATTGTTCAAGGACCTCGAACCGATCTCCATTCGGGAAGTTTCGGCGGCGTGGCTCCCAATCCTATTCATGCCCTGGTAACTCTTCTGGCTCAATTGAAAAACCCCGATGGAACCATCGCCATTCCAGGATTCTATGACTCCGTAGCCCCCTTGGAACCGTGGGAGCGGGAGGCCATGAGAGCCCTACCCTTCGACGAAGACAAGTTAAAAGCCTATCTGGGATTGTCTTTTCTTTGTCAAGAACCGGGGTACAATGCCCTGGAATCCAAAACCGCTCGACCCACTCTGGATATTAACGGCATCTGGGGCGGGTTTTCGGGAGAAGGTGCTAAGACCGTGATTCCAGCCAAGGCAGGCGCCAAGGTGAGTATGCGCTTGGTGCCGCATCAAAAGCCGCAAGAAATAGCCGAACTTTTTGTTCGTTACGTCATGCAACTATGCCCCAAGGAAGTGCAGCTTCAGGTGAAGGCCCTACACGGGGCCGATCCCGTGCTGGTTTCCAGGGATCTGCCTCAGGTACAGGCGGCGGCTCGAGCCATAGAAAAGGGCTTTGGAGTGTCCCCCGTGTTCATTCGCGAAGGAGGGTCCATTCCCATCGTCAATCTCTTTCGGGAGGTCTTGGGACTGGAGGCGATTCTTCTTATGGGATGGGGGCGCCCTGACGATGGAGCTCATGCTCCCAATGAACGGTTTGCACTGAAGGATTTCAAGAACGGTATTCGTTCCGCGGCGGCACTCTTTTTCGAAATGTGGGAGTGAGGCGGCCGCTGACGCCTAATGGCGGTCGCCTTCATAAATCACCAGAGGCTGTTCGTCTCCGTAAGCGGCGCGGATTTCCTCCAGAAGCTGGTTTGTCGCCTGCTCGATGCGGGTCACATCCTGCTCGCTTACATTTTCTTCTGTCACATGCTGCAAGGATTCCTTAAGGCGAAGGAATTGCTTAATGATTTCCGGACGAATCTTGCCCTCGCCTAGATG encodes the following:
- a CDS encoding DUF2065 domain-containing protein, which encodes MEYFLTVVGLLFFLEGLPYMAFPERMKRWLQEILTLPTGQLRLLGAVLMILGLIFVFLGRRHGGP
- the secD gene encoding protein translocase subunit SecD, which encodes MKDLKWRAILVALVLGASIVYLLPSLPVSLPQWWHGVLPDDKIHLGLDLQGGMHLVLEVQAEEAVKTTVDRMIDELKGLLRKEKIGFRAIERTQEGALVLQLSDASRRDRLRELMEKEYPTLDWAQALETSEGFQVTLRVKDKEAAHIRELAVKQALETIRNRIDQFGVSEPDIRPQGENRILVQLPGIKDPKRALELIGKTAILEFKLVAEGVDPHADPSALPGGVKVYPMRRVDPNTGRSVEGKIALKDRTLLTGEYITNANVRIDTQYNTPYVALEFDPQGARVFERITEENVKKQLAIVLDGVVYSAPVIQEKISGGRASITGSFTMEEARDLAIVLRAGALPAPVVILEERTVGPSLGADSIRKGFLSMVVGSVAIVIFMVLYYRFSGFVADLALVLNVILIMAGLAAFQATLTLPGIAGIILTIGMAVDANVLIFERIREEMRLGKTPKAALDAGYARATLTILDANITTLIAALVMFQFGTGPVKGFAVTLSIGIVASLFTAIVVTRLVFDYLFVEKRMRTLSI
- a CDS encoding dipeptidase, giving the protein MNLSDVFQKIDTNLDRYVRELKELLAIPSVSTYSHHRSDVRRAAEWVLNHCKRIGLEARLHDTGGHPVITASRCPHPDRPTLLIYGHYDVQPVEPEEEWNTAPFQPTVRDGFIYARGASDDKGQFFTYLKALEVVLATKGDLPINVKILVEGEEEIGSPHLDAFLRKSRDTLKADAIAVSDGAQFSETVPAITYGLRGLSYLELIVQGPRTDLHSGSFGGVAPNPIHALVTLLAQLKNPDGTIAIPGFYDSVAPLEPWEREAMRALPFDEDKLKAYLGLSFLCQEPGYNALESKTARPTLDINGIWGGFSGEGAKTVIPAKAGAKVSMRLVPHQKPQEIAELFVRYVMQLCPKEVQLQVKALHGADPVLVSRDLPQVQAAARAIEKGFGVSPVFIREGGSIPIVNLFREVLGLEAILLMGWGRPDDGAHAPNERFALKDFKNGIRSAAALFFEMWE
- a CDS encoding SPOR domain-containing protein translates to MSRLKERIQQYEEENDRRWIRIHLTGVQAFLCVVVFFLSMTCVFVAGLLTGRGVSKESRESLTVTGTFYRLLGLRSSSEEPVDNASETWIPAEKILASLESERELATGQKPTSGPASPTVAASSARLRRVPDPQAPANTAGEAEQPALSSVPQEEASETPPPAPTSSEAYAIMVASMRRQENAVALTERLKKKGYKATMEKIAVNDQDVWYRVILGGFESRQKALEHAARLNKEEQLQAIVIRRESSGSTEN
- the alr gene encoding alanine racemase, with translation MALNWVEIDLAALRHNLAQVRHRIGPQAGILAVVKSDAYGHGMIPVAKELAKARVDLFGVSKCWEASKLRSAGISQPILVLAGIEPADAPTVIQQDLRPAVYRLDHCRLLEQAAQEAGKRVHIHVKVDTGMGRLGVPVHELGLFLEQLAGLKHVKVEGVFSHLATSDEADKAFSHEQLRKFRSALQMFHDRSIPFQYAHVANSGAVLDIPEAHYQLVRPGIMLYGSAPSDEILYPVPLRPVMALKTKILQVKWVPAGYSIGYGRTYVCSSPTRIATIAVGYDDGYPRVLSNRGEALVRGVRVPIVGRVSMNLITLDVSHVPQASEDDEVVLLGTQGTETITAEEIARKAHTISYEIYCAIGKNPHRLFLNGSGDLA
- the tgt gene encoding tRNA guanosine(34) transglycosylase Tgt, which produces MKHFEILAEDSKSQARCGCLYTAHGPVDTPVFMPVGTQATIKSLSPDEVFSLGARIILGNTYHLSLRPGAERIARLGGLHAFMAWPGAILTDSGGFQVFSLATIRTIDEDGVTFQSHIDGSRHRITPESCIEIQELLGSDIAMCFDECTPYPLSWEETRLSMERTVRWASRCREAHKKEDQLLFAIVQGGVFRELRHACVKALTDMDFPGYALGSLAVGEPKEVMLEVLDTVVPELPHDKPRYLMGVGMPEDLVEGVRRGIDMFDCVVPTRNARNGMVFTSWGALQIKHSCYADDPRPIESECSCYTCRTFSRAYLRHLFMAKELLVYRLLSLHNLHYFLHLMKAVREAVFQGSFEEFRREFYERRRGEEPIAD
- the argS gene encoding arginine--tRNA ligase; translated protein: MTLVRSRLQAMLEQAARLLLMDQGLSPEEDPVLELEIPKIADHGDYATNAAMALTRLLKKNPKIIADELVQRMEGREALVAKTEIAGPGFINFFVRPDVWGGILETIHEEKEAYGRQTFGAGIRVQVEFVSANPTGPLHIGHGRGAAVGDVLANILKTCGYTVDKEYYINDTGKQMDTLGRSLYLRYLECLGMPVDFPDDHYKGDYMKDLAREVVERFGNRYASVPEKEALPFFSQYAGDRILEGIREDLEVFGVIHDVWFSERTLHENGALESTIEALEKSGLIYEQDGAKWFRSTAYGDEKDRVVIRANGITTYFAADLAYHKNKYDRNYDLVIDIWGADHHGYVPRMMAGVQALGRRPSDLRIILVQLVNLLRGGKPVAMSTRAGEFVTLREVVDEVGKDAARFLFLMRRSDSPLDFDLETAKKHSSENPVYYVQYAHARLCSVFEVAEERGIPTSWQTLPNLHRLTEPTEWELMKQLGEFPYVLETAARNLEPHRIPYYLMDLVSAFHSYYNHNRILGDDQELTQARLYLADAVRTVIRNGLNVLGVSAPQKM
- the queA gene encoding tRNA preQ1(34) S-adenosylmethionine ribosyltransferase-isomerase QueA, with translation MSYRLQDYDYDLPEHLVAQTPSRVRDRCALMVLHRRTGELEHRQFRDVGSYLQPGDLLVMNDTRVVPARLLGVKETGGRVDILVLDPYKPPQEGRIEGYRCLLKSSKPPKEGLRLLLEDELTARVLRRFENGQVNIVFDHDNILEFLEKKGRVPLPPYIRRSKVPKREEDREEYQTVYAREPGAVAAPTAGLHFTKELLEDLVCRGVQLVRITLHVGFGTFAPVRTEDIRDHIMHSEVVRVSRETAEAIQRAKREGRRVIAVGTTVVRTLEWAACRFGEVTAVSGECDHYIYPGYVFRVVDAMITNFHLPKTSLLLLVSAFAGREKILAAYREAIRRGYRFFSYGDAMLIV
- the yajC gene encoding preprotein translocase subunit YajC; the encoded protein is MNWVSMAHAMGTAGQQSGGGQAAGGGLTAFLPLILMVVIFYFLLIRPQQKRQKEHRMMLQNLRKGDVVMTQGGIHGRITGLTDSVVTLEIADKVRVKVQRGYIAGLLSRGETRDEEEEKA
- a CDS encoding GNAT family N-acetyltransferase, producing MAVRFEMVSGVERVDPAVWNRLSRQAAPMMEWEYLYALERSGVLSPERGYIPRHILAYDDGQLVAIAPLYERTRPWVEFGDGGLLRFLGELTGFPYYVGLMATVPLTPVPAYRFLYGSEQDAARIYDVVSEYVDFVCETRGFATWRIYFFSDASRGIHETLLRKGFVGLRSEYCLWHNKGYQSFDNFLENFRASRRHKIRREMRDLQAEGIRLTMMPGEDVPEEYYDIMFDLYCLTWRKYMGHDIRPFLNRRFFHLLGRLFRHRLLFSVAHKGRDLLAMAVFYYKGRHLYGRYWGSYDRIPFLHFGVCYYEPIRYAISHGMETFDPGFGGEHKSYRGFESTSVQHYIKFYGEEAMQTAHSILGRYEVAARDTGRHVR